The following nucleotide sequence is from Acyrthosiphon pisum isolate AL4f chromosome A2, pea_aphid_22Mar2018_4r6ur, whole genome shotgun sequence.
GAGTTTATGTTAAGTGAAAAGAGAGGTAAGTTATtgattattgacaattataagtTTGGTTTCCATTAGAACcttgcaaataatatacagacgTGGATATGTACTAAATACCATTGTTAGCATGCATGAAATTTAGTGGAGATTGGTTGTGTGCAGTGGCGTATACAGGGGGGCTAACGGGCTGAAGCCCTCCCATTATTGacggtattattattgcttttaaaaaaaaatatttatcaagtttcaactgtcaACTATAGTAAGCTAGACGTACATTTCATATACGCCTTACCacaatgaattcatttttgaaaaaacattgtatttgcttaccaattttcctaaaattatctgtaatttttcgataaaagtatgaactacttGTATGCAGTGCTtaaattgggaattattaagtagaagAGCTCAatccaataatttataagctGCGTTCCATATGCAAAATTACTCATCCCAAACTTTATCTTTGACAACAATTTAGATCTACTccaaatcttaataaaaattattttgggcattagtttgtAACCCCTTCCCCAaccccgtccaagtaaaaaaaaataggtggggtacgcaaaaaataaataaaaataatagaggagctccgtcctccctgtacccccccccccctcccaattCAAGCACTACttgtatgaaagaccttgtattaattaattgtctagccttagctatacacatttaatattttataagttttgaactacaaattaattaactgtggttttgacgaaatttgaacattaaatgcttataaaaaataaccataatgcctgtatgtattgtttatattttagctataataaaaacttacttattacatttttaagctttttgactgGATAAATCCAGCATAATGTATCACTgtgcatgttattatatttttaccttctaactataaattattcctTTGAAAAGTAAACTTTATTCACTTAATAATGTCTATAGGTTCATAAATTTTGAATTGATTGATTTGTCATTTAGactaaatgtatttgtttatacaaggtagaaaaaatgtattttttaagggTTTAATAACCTTAAGACAactataaatactattgtaggtattaggtaacaACTAGTACTCCATATTTTAGGTTGATAATAATTGGTCATTGGCAGTACTACAATAACATTACCGCAACACATACATGAGTAAATCGTGTCCAGGGAGgtttacaaaattgtacaaaataaagtacataatattgaataatatttattatttatattcaatttcaaacatatcaacaaggctgggcaagtgaaagattttttttacttgttaagttaaaagtattCCTATTTTTATCGCTAAATTGTTAAGTTAAaagccaatttaaaaaaaaaagtaacttaacttggtttaaagttaaaattttctgattttcaaaaataaaaaattccagacccataatatggtttattagatagtttttctttacgctcaaaaaaattactggggaaatttaaaatgattgatacatcaaagtaaaaaactcattaaaaaatgtgcatTATTCTTAGGatcaaaattaacttgaagttaacgtgttgtcttaaaaaaagtaacaagttaattaacttaattttaatttttaactcgttaatgttCAGTCTTGCATGGCAGTGCTGCAGTAACAGACCTAAATTACGCTCCTACCTACCCCTGGCGGACAGGttttaagttgtatttttaaattgcatacaTCATTTGCTGGGCTatgaatttaatgcactaaaaaaccttaaaaatgcaaaaaaaggtgggtaagtgaatgtcgctctgctgtactgtaggttTCAAGTagttcactgtataatggatgatatgaaatttgaattcaataatataatatcattgtacacaaaaaaacgattctgagcgatgacGGATTGTcaatgtggatattttatattatatttatattgttattagttatcattatggtagccggtaagttgaattaatattataaaaatataacaaaataactaaaatagttcttctgggttttttaatatgtaatttcgtccaaatttgaacttaaaataactatgaaaataaactgtgttaatgtattttttagatttttgaacAGAATTTATTACTTCCATGgaacattattttgaatttttaatccttagctataaaagttgaacattttataaatttttaactacaaaatagtaattacattttaaatttgataaacttaatcaaaattcgaactttaaatacttataaaaaaaaattgtgcctatttttttttagtattttttaacttatattgtaacaatatatcaggagccttccattaaattttgacactttttggcctaacaaataaaacctaattgatattcatagaaatttgaaattgttcgtaaacagctcaaaaaagtaaaaatattttgaaaattttatcaagtatagaaatttataaaataaacatgatataaatttcaagagtctacggttattcgtttttgaattacaacaaaataagaaaatcgctacatgagtaatcgagtgaatatccaaggttataaaaatatgaacttcaaacactcataaaaatttaatttttttgcttgtaaataccaaaaaaaaatgcaatttccTACAAATTTACAGCCCTAACCATTAATGTGCGTGACTGTAATGTAAAAGTTATAGTGGATTGCACCCACACACGAATGTACAAGTCACCACCTCGGCTTTGTGCGCGTTAATGGTAAACAGTACATGTTCATCTGTATGTACTTTTTGTCCATCCTACCAATCGacctaataatacaataatatttcaaaaaaccaatctgaattttttataatatctacttgGGATCGAACTGTccacattttaagatttctgaTTTTAATTCCAAATTATCAACGttcaaaaattcttaaattttaaaatattcaaaccaaATTTATAGGTGTTGGATGGTGAAACTAGAAAAGTTGACTGATTAAGTAGcctatataatgaattaaaatcagttttattattaagtattatcgcattactaggTTGATCAGTATATGATTGACAAAACATTGCAATATTGGTATGTAAGTTTTGGACTTTtggctaaaataatattgatcgcCAGAtcgccaccaatccccttaagaacacaataatattatggtgcgTTTCCGTGCTTGTTgtttcaaatgtaataatatgttgaacatTGGGGTCTCAGTTTAACATGGGTCCAAACGCTCTAACTATATTTGAAACCAGGACTCACATGAATAGATAAGTCTCCACGTTACGCaaacttaaatataacaaataattatatattagttgGATATAATAGCTgagcatattatacaaatataaatgtattttataaacatatagatatgtgaacaaaaatattaatattttagtggaTATTGTCAAAATAGTATCTATCCTTTTTCTCTGGACgagaaaataattcaataaatttataaatgttatgacCTGACAAATAATGacatattactaatattataattatattttatattttaggattGTTCGTGAAactgaagaaaaattaaatacgatAAATGATgctgaaataaaaattgaaacagatgttattgatatttttgaatttgatagTACAGTTCTTACCAAAAACCACTCTTCAAGTCTCATTACACATATGAATTCGGAAAAGACCTTTAACTTAAAGAAAAACATGTTGACATGCAAATTGTGTTGTGAAGTATTTACAGATAAATTAAGTATGAGGAAACATATGagaatatatagtaaaaaaccCACTTTTACATGTGATATATGTAAGAAACTGTTTCATGAAAAACCTCAATTGATTactcatattttaaatcatacacGAGACAATTCTCTCAAATGCAGTGTTTGCAATAAACAATTTTGCCGGAAAGGATATGTGAAAATTCATATGAGGATTCATACTGGAAATATGCCATATGAGTGTGATAtctgttatcaaaaatttttttttaaagcaccTTTTAACGATCATATGAGAAAACATACCGTAGTTGAACCTCATAAATGTAATGTCTGTAATAAGACATTCAATACAAAAGGACATTTGAAAAGACATGAAATGATTCATAAAAGTAAAAGAGAAAAGCCATTCGCTTGCAACATttgtaataattcattttataacaaTTCACATTTGAAAAGACACAAATGGTTGCATACTAAAGAAAAGCCGTATAAATGTACTGTctgtaataaaacatttactgATCAGAGCCATTTGAAAGTGCACTCAAGAATTCACACTGGTGAAAAGCCTTATGAATGTGCAATTTGTAGTAAAAGGTTTAATATTAAAGGAAGTTTGGTAACACATATGATGAGCCATACAGGATTAAAACCTCACAAATGTAATGAGTGTTACAAGACGTTCTGCAATAAAACCCAACTAAAATCACATTTATCAGTCCATACAAGAGAAAAACCATATAAATGTACCATCTGTCATAAATCATTAACTAGTTCAACCACTCTACAATACCATATGATGAAGCATAAAGGCGAAAATCCTCACAGATGTATCGTGTGTAATAAAACATTCCCAATCgcatcaattttaaaaaaacatatgggTATTCATTCAGCCAACAAGCCTCATAAATGTAATATCTGTGCTAAAGCATTTACTCAagcaatacatttaaaagtGCATACAAGGATACATACTGGCGAAAAGCCTTACAAATGTGATGTTTGCAATAGATCATTCACTGTATCTACTGCATTGACTTCACACATGAGAACTCATACGGGAGAAAAGCCTTTTGAATGCAAAATGTGTGATTATAGTTGTTCGAACTTATCGggattaaaaattcataacaaatattttcatactgGTAAAAAACCCTATAAATGTGACATATGTAAtaaagtatttgttttaaaggCAATTTTGGTTGTACATAAAAAATCTCATACAGGATATAAACCTTTTGAATGTCACATGTGTTCAAAAACATTTACTCAAAAATCCAGTGTCAGAACCcatattattagttttcatgGTAAATTTAAGCATCATAAATgtaatgtttgtaataattcaTATACATCAGCATTCAATTTGAAATTACATATGAGAATACACACCGGAGAAACCCCTTTTAAATGTGATATATGTGATCAATCATTTCATCAAAAACCACAATTGATTACTCATATTTTAGGTCATACAGGAGaaaaattttacaaatgtaaaatctGTTCGAAAAAATTTGCTCAAAAATTTACCATGGATATTCATATGAGAATTCATACCGGCAATAAGCCTTTTAAATgtgatatatgtaataaaagaaTTCGTCATCAAGCAACTTTTAATATTCACATGAGAAATCATACTGGGTTGAAACCACACAAGTGTGATATCTGTAATAAAACATTTGCTATAAGATCAAGATTAAATATCCAtagaaaaattcataatattatttactgattaaaaaaaactaaatgaaGTTGTTTTAGCTAATTACTTTACTCACTACTACTTactcttttaattttttgtgtatataataataatattgattatagcTAAACACTTTTTAAGttagtgtaattattatcattattctttattgatctaattgtattttatccTCTAAAAGTCTGAGAGATTATTAAATCCACCTCATCTCTAACTATagcaacttaaaattatattatatatttctctcCACTGAATTTTGTTAACCACTTTTTATCCTCGTACTaaccatatttttttcgttataacttagccatttttttaagttaaaaggataaaacattacatttttcctTGGATAAAttgtagttaattattatttaactatttattatattgtaaaaataaatttatcagcAATAAATGGATGATTGGACATTTGatcttctattatttatttatacgtttacattacaaatcattaattaaatacttaaatgtaataactaataagcaacattatttttgtattggaatttaaaattattaataggtgtaaattataagcaataaaataaataatatatcattaatttttgttttatataatatataccatgcACCTGAGGGTCgttaaggacatttttttttattacttgtgTACGATCAAACTTCAAAAAGACttcaatatgtataaaaaaaaaagtaggttagtggatgtcgttctgctgtacagtagattacaagtgggtcattgtataatggttgtattcgatttgaattcaatgatataatatcattgtataagaaaaacgattctgagcggagacggtttgtcagtctggatattttatatttcgttattatttattttatcatgcaagttgaattaatattaaaatattataatttttattcgtttctatggtgataaacaacgcgttagaaattaaaatcccatttttagcgtttttttcgtaatttttcggtggtttttccacagtggcattaaataactattgagaaaattgaaaaatgacctctaaagtaccatctgatccaatttgctaagagataaggtactatatgttgaaatcgaaacactcattctggaagaaattttgtatacaggatataaaaataaaaaaataaaaaaataaaaaataaacaccattgtaaaaacaatagctccctcgctccgctcagaatctaaaaggtatACCGGTATAACGTTGATATAAGAACGCTAAGACTCtcttaaatttatgaaaaaaaaaaatcaagatcatgaatataaaatatgtataaattatacacacatttctaaaaaataataatatgtattacacaaACATGGCCGGTGTCAACGGTGGTGCTTAATTTTTGTTAGgaacaattattaattcagGAAAATATTTGTCAGGAATTTATTATGATGGatataaattgatttgttttttttttccaaaaggcGCTTCTTCtagttttttattcataaagaGAGACGTATTCCTGGAAAAGATAAGTTTTGTCCAAAATCAGTTtctttgaagttaaaaatttactGTAGACATTTTATGAAGAAAACTTGAATCACAAACttgatttatcattttttacgtatttttcaatggtgttttcatattatctaaatcatttaaaaattagagaaaCATAAAAGAGCAGTcctgaaaaattagaaaaattgaaaagatTCGTTTTCAATTGAAAtcactcaatttattttcaaaaacagaaACCAACGGTAAGCAATTTTAAGAcctgtcaaattaaattatataattttatttaaatttaatcagtgatgggatatttaaaacattttgttttgaacTCTTGAGTTGATACTATAAAAAGGTCAATATTGgcacttatttttaaatattcaggtAGTAATCGAGCCAACATtgagttttgaataaaaaaacatgaacaATTACCAAAAACGCATTACCATATAGTGTTAGTACATAAATACTGCTCGAACACGGACGCGCTTTCGTGCCACCGTAGTTTCGGCATAGGTCCCCAAAGCTGCGCCTCGGATGCCGAAGCTCACGAGGTGGCTTACCCCCTCCTCGGCCGTCCAGCGCAGGGCCGTTCGCCGCCATAGGCTGTGCCGCTAGCCGTGTCTTGTCTTGTCCAGGCGGTCGGGCCCGACGCGTCGTTGCGTTTGCTCGTCGCCTTGCGCTGTGTTTTGGCGACCATACCCGCGTGTACGGCCGACgcgtttttatgtattattaagtcGTCGTTGGTTTACTGCCGTTGCCGCCGCTGGCTTATTGCCGTGGTTTTGTCTGTTGCCTACGCTCGAACTTGGCGGATCACGCACCGCCGGTTCGCGTTGCTCCGGGTGGCCNNNNNNNNNNNNNNNNNNNNNNNNNNNNNNNNNNNNNNNNNNNNNNNNNNNNNNNNNNNNNNNNNNNNNNNNNNNNNNNNNNNNNNNNNNNNNNNNNNNNNNNNNNNNNNNNNNNNNNNNNNNNNNNNNNNNNNNNNNNNNNNNNNNNNNNNNNNNNNNNNNNNNNNNNNNNNNNNNNNNNNNNNNNNNNNNNNNNNNNNNNNNNNNNNNNNNNNNNNNNNNNNNNNNNNNNNNNNNNNNNNNNNNNNNNNNNNNNNNNNNNNNNNNNNNNNNNNNNNNNNNNNNNNNNNNNNNNNNNNNNNNNNNNNNNNNNNNNNNNNNNNNNNNNNNNNNNNNNNNNNNNNNNNNNNNNNNNNNNNNNNNNNNNNNNNNNNNNNNNNNNNNNNNNNNNNNNNNNNNNNNNNNNNNNNNNNNNNNNNNNNNNNNNNNNNNNNNNNNNNNNNNNNNNNNNNNNNNNNNNNNNNNNNNNNNNNNNNNNNNNNNNNNNNNNNNNNNNNNNNNNNNNNNNNNNNNNNNNNNNNNNNNNNNNNNNNNNNNNNNNNNNNNNNNNNNNNNNNNNNNNNNNNNNNNNNNNNNNNNNNNNNNNNNNNNNNNNNNNNNNNNNNNNNNNNNNNNNNNNNNNNNNNNNNNNNNNNNNNNNNNNNNNNNNNNNNNNNNNNNNNNNNNNNNNNNNNCCCCCCCATTACCCaagttatttgtttgtatatatgTAGTATTATTGTTGAGAAAatactacatttaaaattacgcGTCCAtctttcatataaataaaaacatctttcatataaatgaaaacatCGATAACTTTATCATTAAAAACCGACGTATATAGTCGTATAATAAcgtaatgaaatattttcgtTGATCGTAACTCGTGACAATAGATTAGAAATACGCTAACGCTGTGTAGTGTACTAGTGTGCGGGCTGCgggtatagacataatattaatatttaatcgagGTTATTATCGGGTTTCTTATCATTCTTATCAGGTTATTGTATGTCAAACTAAAGAAATTATAACTGATGTTATTAATAATCttgaagaaaaaagaaaaaactctATTGAAAATTTCCATGAACTCTATATTGAAACAAAAGAAATTATGTTGAACTTAGAAGTCGAAGAAAAACTGCCCCGTTT
It contains:
- the LOC100163795 gene encoding zinc finger protein 271; amino-acid sequence: MEQTINDSGINSKYNYILQSSRKLTIPLIRCDQFIKQEIIDDRDQIINDDQPIKIEIVRETEEKLNTINDAEIKIETDVIDIFEFDSTVLTKNHSSSLITHMNSEKTFNLKKNMLTCKLCCEVFTDKLSMRKHMRIYSKKPTFTCDICKKLFHEKPQLITHILNHTRDNSLKCSVCNKQFCRKGYVKIHMRIHTGNMPYECDICYQKFFFKAPFNDHMRKHTVVEPHKCNVCNKTFNTKGHLKRHEMIHKSKREKPFACNICNNSFYNNSHLKRHKWLHTKEKPYKCTVCNKTFTDQSHLKVHSRIHTGEKPYECAICSKRFNIKGSLVTHMMSHTGLKPHKCNECYKTFCNKTQLKSHLSVHTREKPYKCTICHKSLTSSTTLQYHMMKHKGENPHRCIVCNKTFPIASILKKHMGIHSANKPHKCNICAKAFTQAIHLKVHTRIHTGEKPYKCDVCNRSFTVSTALTSHMRTHTGEKPFECKMCDYSCSNLSGLKIHNKYFHTGKKPYKCDICNKVFVLKAILVVHKKSHTGYKPFECHMCSKTFTQKSSVRTHIISFHGKFKHHKCNVCNNSYTSAFNLKLHMRIHTGETPFKCDICDQSFHQKPQLITHILGHTGEKFYKCKICSKKFAQKFTMDIHMRIHTGNKPFKCDICNKRIRHQATFNIHMRNHTGLKPHKCDICNKTFAIRSRLNIHRKIHNIIY